One window of Betaproteobacteria bacterium genomic DNA carries:
- a CDS encoding acylase produces MFRFALKAATAALAVTAALGAIDAAAQTKYTSEVRRTSYGIAHIKANDFGSVGYGVGYAFAQDNFCMMADEFVTVRGERSKYFGATGSTPYSINNLFNDIFYTYFNGDSAVLTAGLAKMKPEVQAAFKGWAAGYNRYLRDTGIANLPAACKDAAWVRSVDEVDMMRLVRRYALQASSGNFIAAMTNTAPPKAGLDKAWDGVWDDEFWRDYQERTARLGSNALALGTDATDNGRGLLLGNPHFPWAGTLRFFQFHVTVPNQMDVMGGSLSGFPFINIGFNKDVAWSHTVDKANHFSLYELKLDPANPLKYVLDGQTRDLTAKVVTVQVKQADGTLAPVSRTIYSSVHGPLVNLGAPLVWSTTKAYALRDANLDNWRMGDQWFDINRATGTKDIESALDRNLGIPWVNTISADKDGNAFFGDISTAPNVDRFQQSVCTPDLTMGGVFASLGVPVLDGSRSSCDWVVDASTPSAGLLPGPRMPRVYRSDFVQNSNDNYWQTNPAAQLYNFYVPAVVGIVPQQQGMRTRLGVAQAQARLAGADGVSGNKFTLANLQQMALSNRSYSADLFLPDMLTLCGTAAATSVTSLCDVLAAWDRKYELASKGGHLFREFFAVAAGIPNVYAVPFNYLAPLATPSGLNINDATVATALVNALAAAGKKITDAGLKVDAALGTIQFSIQAALTGGQVIIPLHGNAGDNLGIYNKIDSTLVPGLGYIVNFGTSYIQTVQFTDGGVNAQAFLSYSQSTNPASPNFADQTARFAAKQWITLPFTESAITGDPGYRTSTISE; encoded by the coding sequence ATGTTTCGCTTCGCCCTCAAGGCGGCCACGGCAGCGCTCGCCGTCACCGCTGCCCTCGGCGCCATCGATGCCGCCGCACAAACGAAGTACACCTCCGAAGTTCGGCGAACTTCGTACGGTATCGCGCACATCAAGGCCAACGATTTCGGCAGCGTCGGCTATGGCGTGGGTTATGCCTTCGCGCAGGACAATTTCTGCATGATGGCCGACGAGTTCGTCACCGTGCGCGGCGAGCGGTCGAAGTACTTTGGCGCCACGGGGTCGACCCCCTACAGCATCAACAACCTGTTCAACGATATCTTCTACACCTACTTCAATGGCGACTCCGCCGTGCTCACGGCAGGTCTGGCCAAGATGAAGCCCGAGGTGCAAGCCGCATTCAAGGGATGGGCGGCCGGGTACAACCGGTACCTGCGCGATACGGGCATTGCCAACCTGCCCGCCGCCTGCAAGGACGCCGCCTGGGTGCGCTCGGTCGACGAGGTCGACATGATGCGTCTCGTGCGCCGGTACGCGCTTCAGGCGTCGAGCGGCAACTTCATCGCCGCGATGACGAATACGGCGCCGCCCAAGGCCGGCCTGGACAAGGCCTGGGACGGTGTCTGGGATGATGAATTCTGGCGCGATTACCAGGAGCGTACCGCGCGCCTGGGCAGCAATGCGCTCGCGCTCGGCACGGATGCAACCGACAATGGCCGCGGCCTCCTCCTGGGCAATCCGCACTTCCCCTGGGCCGGAACGCTTCGCTTCTTCCAGTTCCACGTCACCGTTCCGAACCAGATGGATGTGATGGGCGGATCGCTGTCGGGGTTTCCGTTCATCAACATCGGCTTCAACAAGGACGTCGCCTGGAGCCACACGGTCGACAAGGCCAACCATTTCTCGCTTTATGAGCTGAAACTCGATCCCGCAAATCCGCTCAAGTACGTGCTTGACGGGCAGACCCGTGACCTCACGGCCAAGGTCGTCACGGTGCAGGTGAAGCAGGCCGACGGCACCCTGGCCCCGGTCTCGAGAACCATCTATTCGTCGGTCCATGGTCCCCTGGTGAACCTCGGCGCGCCCCTGGTCTGGTCCACGACGAAGGCCTACGCGCTTCGCGATGCCAACCTGGACAACTGGCGCATGGGCGACCAGTGGTTCGACATCAACCGTGCCACGGGCACGAAGGACATCGAATCCGCGCTCGATCGCAACCTCGGTATCCCGTGGGTGAACACGATCTCGGCCGACAAGGATGGCAACGCCTTCTTTGGCGACATCAGCACCGCGCCGAACGTGGACCGCTTCCAGCAGTCCGTGTGCACGCCCGACCTGACCATGGGCGGGGTCTTCGCCTCCCTGGGCGTTCCGGTTCTCGACGGTTCGCGTTCGAGCTGCGACTGGGTCGTGGATGCCTCCACCCCGAGCGCCGGCCTGCTTCCCGGCCCGCGCATGCCCCGGGTGTACCGCAGCGACTTCGTGCAGAACTCGAACGACAATTATTGGCAGACCAACCCGGCCGCGCAGCTGTACAACTTCTATGTGCCGGCGGTGGTCGGCATCGTGCCGCAGCAGCAGGGCATGCGCACCCGCCTTGGTGTGGCGCAGGCTCAGGCCAGGCTTGCCGGAGCCGACGGCGTTTCCGGCAACAAGTTCACGCTGGCGAACCTGCAGCAGATGGCGCTTTCCAATCGCAGCTATTCCGCCGATCTCTTCCTGCCGGACATGCTGACGCTTTGCGGAACTGCGGCTGCCACGTCGGTCACGTCGCTGTGCGACGTCCTGGCGGCCTGGGACCGCAAGTACGAACTGGCGAGCAAGGGGGGGCACCTGTTCAGGGAATTCTTCGCGGTGGCTGCCGGGATTCCGAACGTGTATGCCGTTCCCTTCAATTACCTGGCACCCCTGGCGACGCCGAGCGGACTCAACATCAACGACGCAACGGTGGCGACCGCGCTGGTCAACGCCCTTGCGGCCGCGGGAAAGAAGATCACCGACGCGGGCCTGAAGGTCGATGCCGCGCTGGGCACGATCCAGTTTTCCATCCAGGCGGCGTTGACCGGTGGCCAGGTGATCATCCCCCTGCACGGCAACGCGGGGGACAACCTGGGGATCTACAACAAGATCGATTCGACGCTGGTTCCGGGTCTGGGCTATATCGTGAACTTCGGAACGAGCTACATCCAGACCGTGCAGTTCACGGACGGCGGCGTCAATGCACAGGCGTTCCTCAGCTACTCGCAGTCGACCAATCCCGCTTCCCCGAACTTCGCGGACCAGACGGCGCGCTTCGCCGCCAAGCAGTGGATCACGCTGCCGTTCACGGAGTCGGCCATCACCGGCGACCCGGGCTACCGGACTTCCACCATCAGCGAATGA
- a CDS encoding acetyl-CoA C-acyltransferase, with product MTRQIQDAYIVAAVRTAVGKAPRGMFRAVRPDDMLAHVLRGVIAKVPGLDPHDIADVIVGCAMPEGEQGMNVARIGVLLAGLPDSVPAMTINRFCSSGVQAIALAADRIRTGDDDVVIAAGTESMSMVPMMGNKVALNSAVFARDENVAIAYGMGITAENVAKQWKVTREEQDAFAVASHRKAAAAIAAGNFRDEILPYEIDSASPDLATGQVVHRKKVADTDEGPRPDSSLESLAKLRPAFAARGSVTAGNSSQMSDGAGAVILMSEKAMKKYGVQPMARFVGFSVAGVPPEIMGIGPIKAIPKVLKLAGVSQADLGWIELNEAFAAQALAVVKDLGLDPTRVNPQGGAIALGHPLGATGAIRAATMLHGLRRTKGRYGMVTMCIGTGMGAAGLFEALH from the coding sequence ATGACCCGCCAGATCCAGGATGCCTATATCGTCGCCGCCGTTCGCACCGCCGTCGGCAAGGCCCCGCGAGGGATGTTCCGGGCCGTTCGCCCCGACGACATGCTCGCCCACGTGCTCCGGGGCGTGATCGCGAAAGTGCCGGGCCTCGACCCGCACGACATCGCCGACGTGATCGTCGGCTGCGCCATGCCCGAGGGCGAGCAGGGCATGAACGTGGCCCGCATCGGCGTGCTGCTCGCGGGCCTGCCCGACAGCGTGCCGGCCATGACGATCAACCGCTTCTGCTCCTCCGGCGTGCAGGCCATCGCGCTGGCCGCGGACCGGATTCGTACCGGCGACGACGATGTCGTTATCGCCGCCGGGACGGAGTCGATGTCCATGGTGCCGATGATGGGCAACAAGGTCGCGCTCAACAGCGCCGTCTTCGCCAGGGACGAGAACGTCGCCATCGCCTACGGCATGGGCATCACCGCGGAGAACGTGGCGAAGCAGTGGAAGGTCACGCGCGAGGAGCAGGATGCCTTCGCGGTTGCGAGCCACCGGAAGGCCGCCGCGGCGATCGCTGCAGGGAATTTCAGGGACGAGATCCTGCCTTACGAGATCGACTCCGCCTCACCGGACCTCGCGACGGGCCAGGTGGTCCACCGCAAGAAGGTCGCCGACACCGACGAGGGCCCGCGCCCCGACTCCTCGCTGGAAAGCCTGGCCAAGCTGCGGCCCGCCTTTGCCGCGCGTGGCTCGGTCACGGCCGGCAACAGCTCTCAGATGTCCGACGGCGCCGGCGCCGTCATCCTCATGAGCGAGAAGGCCATGAAGAAATACGGCGTGCAGCCCATGGCGCGATTCGTGGGCTTCTCGGTGGCGGGGGTGCCGCCGGAGATCATGGGCATCGGCCCCATCAAGGCAATCCCGAAGGTGCTGAAGCTCGCCGGCGTGAGCCAGGCCGATCTGGGATGGATCGAGCTCAACGAGGCTTTCGCAGCCCAGGCCTTGGCGGTCGTGAAGGACCTCGGGCTCGACCCGACTAGGGTAAACCCTCAGGGTGGAGCCATCGCGCTCGGACACCCGCTTGGCGCTACCGGCGCCATCCGCGCCGCCACGATGCTGCATGGCCTGCGGCGCACGAAAGGACGGTACGGAATGGTGACCATGTGCATCGGCACCGGAATGGGTGCCGCAGGGCTCTTTGAAGCGTTACACTAG
- a CDS encoding DUF3592 domain-containing protein, with translation MGKVGGIFVCLVFGLPFGGVGVWATHSIVETLSAARSARDWVKVRATVDNAKLESGDGTYRAEAAYRYRFEGKDYTGTRLGISTLGGSDNIDDWHEQIAGRLEDARSAGIPITVWVNPDNPAEAVVDREIRWKELLFLAPFSLAFGGVGVGALVAMFFVIRGSAPAGWGNDTREPVRTRPGALASPGAKSPEISTAGQSGLGFLWVFAFFWNAISFPIAILAIPEMVQSGEWLGLFVLLFPLVGLLLLWTCVSTTFKAIRSRINLKSAPAVRGRAS, from the coding sequence ATGGGAAAAGTCGGCGGCATCTTCGTTTGCCTGGTCTTCGGACTGCCCTTCGGGGGCGTCGGGGTCTGGGCGACGCACAGCATCGTGGAGACGCTGTCCGCGGCCCGCTCGGCGCGCGACTGGGTGAAGGTGCGCGCGACGGTGGACAACGCGAAACTCGAGTCCGGGGACGGTACCTATCGCGCCGAGGCGGCCTACCGGTACCGGTTCGAGGGGAAGGACTATACCGGCACGCGGCTGGGCATTTCCACGCTGGGAGGCAGCGACAATATCGACGACTGGCACGAGCAGATCGCGGGCCGGCTCGAGGACGCGAGATCTGCCGGCATTCCCATCACGGTCTGGGTGAATCCGGACAACCCCGCCGAGGCGGTGGTCGACCGCGAAATCCGCTGGAAGGAACTGCTCTTTCTCGCGCCATTCTCGCTGGCGTTTGGCGGCGTGGGCGTCGGCGCCCTCGTTGCGATGTTCTTCGTCATTCGCGGATCCGCACCGGCCGGATGGGGCAACGATACCCGCGAGCCTGTTCGCACCCGCCCCGGCGCCCTAGCGTCCCCGGGCGCGAAATCACCCGAAATCTCAACGGCTGGACAGTCGGGACTGGGATTCCTTTGGGTGTTCGCCTTCTTCTGGAACGCCATTTCCTTTCCCATCGCAATCCTGGCCATTCCCGAGATGGTGCAAAGCGGCGAATGGCTGGGACTCTTCGTGCTGCTCTTCCCGCTGGTCGGCCTGCTGCTGCTCTGGACATGCGTTTCGACCACGTTCAAGGCGATTCGCAGCCGCATCAACCTGAAATCGGCGCCCGCGGTGCGTGGGCGCGCGTCGTAA
- a CDS encoding 3-hydroxyacyl-CoA dehydrogenase/enoyl-CoA hydratase family protein, whose translation MLQEKPVSKFIVRKAAVLGAGVMGAQIAAHLANAGVQPVLFELAAEGRDRNANVKKALDGLAKLEPSPLATKGIIEHITPANYDEHLALLADCDLVIEAISERMDWKKALFDKVAPHLAPHAIFASNTSGLSITELSKVLPEALRPRFCGIHFFNPPRYMRLVEIIPTAATDPAIVDALEVFLTTALGKGVVRAKDTPNFVANRVGVFSMLATMHHTLAFKLGFDEVDALTGPAIGRARSATFRTADVVGLDTLAHVVKTMHETLAADPWHPYYKAPEWLSALIAKGALGQKTKAGIFVKKGKEIHVLDVAKQDYRPSAGAIAEEVQAILKEKSPAQQLAKLRASQHPQAQFLWAIFRDLFHYCAVHLGEIAHCARDVDFAIRWGFGWKLGPFELWQAAGWQQVAGWIAEDIAAGRTMAKAPLPGWVTDGRQGVHGPQGSYSAADGTMHARSNLPVYARQLFPELVLGEKPADKGTTVFEDEGVRMWHQGDGIAIVSIKSKMHSLGAEVLVGLNRALDEAEKNYDALVIWHEAPFAVGANLKAALESLKAGKFDEFERMVALFQQTSQRLKYSLVPTVAAVEGMALGGGCEFVMHSQRVVAALESYIGLVEVGVGLLPAGAGLKELAQRANAWAKGGDAFPELGRLFRQVAMADVSKSAGNARELGYLKPSDVVVLHPAELLYVAKQQARAMAESGHRPPLAPTRIAVAGSTGIATLKMMLVNMKEGGFISDHDYEIGSRVATVICGGEVEPGSLVDEKWLLDLERHHFVELAKMEKTQARIEHMLKTGKPLRN comes from the coding sequence ATGCTCCAGGAGAAACCCGTGTCGAAATTCATCGTCCGCAAGGCTGCCGTCCTCGGCGCCGGCGTCATGGGCGCGCAGATCGCCGCCCACCTCGCGAATGCCGGCGTGCAGCCGGTCCTGTTCGAACTCGCCGCGGAGGGTCGCGACAGGAATGCCAACGTGAAGAAGGCGCTCGACGGCCTCGCGAAACTGGAACCCAGCCCGCTCGCGACCAAGGGCATCATCGAGCACATCACGCCCGCCAACTACGACGAGCACCTGGCGCTTCTCGCCGACTGCGACCTCGTCATCGAGGCCATCAGCGAGCGAATGGACTGGAAGAAGGCGCTCTTCGACAAGGTGGCGCCGCATCTCGCCCCGCACGCCATCTTCGCCTCCAACACCTCGGGGCTGTCGATCACGGAACTCTCCAAGGTCCTTCCCGAGGCGCTGCGCCCGCGCTTCTGCGGCATCCACTTTTTCAACCCGCCGCGCTACATGCGCCTGGTGGAGATCATCCCCACCGCCGCGACGGACCCCGCCATCGTGGATGCGCTGGAGGTGTTCCTCACCACCGCGCTCGGCAAGGGCGTGGTCCGCGCGAAGGACACGCCCAACTTCGTCGCCAACCGGGTCGGTGTCTTCTCGATGCTGGCGACGATGCACCACACGCTTGCCTTCAAGCTCGGCTTCGACGAGGTGGACGCCCTCACGGGGCCTGCCATCGGCCGCGCCAGGAGCGCCACGTTCCGCACAGCCGACGTCGTGGGCCTGGACACCCTGGCGCACGTGGTGAAGACGATGCACGAAACGCTCGCCGCCGACCCTTGGCACCCGTACTACAAGGCACCGGAGTGGCTGTCGGCGCTCATCGCGAAAGGGGCGCTGGGCCAGAAGACCAAGGCCGGCATCTTCGTGAAGAAGGGCAAGGAGATCCACGTCCTCGACGTCGCGAAGCAGGACTACCGTCCGTCCGCCGGCGCCATCGCGGAGGAAGTGCAGGCCATCCTCAAGGAGAAGTCGCCGGCGCAGCAACTCGCGAAGCTTCGCGCCTCGCAACATCCGCAGGCGCAGTTTCTCTGGGCCATCTTCCGCGACCTCTTCCATTACTGCGCAGTGCACCTGGGCGAGATCGCGCACTGCGCGCGCGACGTGGACTTCGCCATCCGCTGGGGGTTCGGCTGGAAGCTCGGGCCCTTCGAGCTGTGGCAGGCCGCGGGCTGGCAGCAGGTGGCGGGATGGATCGCCGAGGACATCGCCGCCGGCAGAACCATGGCAAAGGCGCCCTTGCCCGGCTGGGTGACCGATGGCCGCCAGGGCGTGCACGGCCCGCAGGGCTCGTACTCCGCCGCCGACGGCACGATGCACGCGCGCTCGAACCTGCCCGTGTACGCGCGGCAGCTGTTTCCCGAACTCGTGCTGGGCGAAAAGCCCGCCGACAAGGGCACGACCGTATTCGAGGATGAAGGCGTTCGGATGTGGCACCAGGGCGACGGCATCGCCATCGTCTCCATCAAGAGCAAGATGCACTCGCTGGGCGCCGAGGTTCTCGTGGGCCTCAACCGCGCCCTCGACGAGGCGGAGAAGAATTACGACGCACTCGTCATCTGGCACGAGGCGCCCTTCGCCGTCGGCGCGAACCTCAAGGCAGCGCTCGAATCCCTCAAGGCCGGGAAGTTCGACGAGTTCGAGAGAATGGTCGCGCTCTTCCAGCAGACCTCGCAGCGCCTCAAGTACAGCCTCGTGCCCACGGTCGCGGCGGTGGAGGGCATGGCGCTCGGCGGCGGCTGCGAATTCGTGATGCACTCGCAGCGCGTCGTGGCGGCGCTGGAGAGCTACATCGGCCTCGTGGAAGTGGGCGTGGGACTCCTGCCCGCCGGCGCGGGGCTCAAGGAGCTCGCGCAGCGCGCCAACGCGTGGGCCAAGGGAGGAGATGCGTTCCCCGAGCTGGGACGGCTCTTCCGGCAGGTGGCGATGGCGGATGTATCGAAGAGCGCCGGGAACGCGCGCGAACTGGGCTATCTCAAGCCCTCCGACGTCGTGGTGCTGCACCCGGCGGAGCTGCTGTACGTGGCCAAGCAGCAGGCGCGCGCCATGGCGGAATCCGGCCACCGCCCTCCGCTCGCGCCCACGCGCATTGCGGTGGCGGGCTCGACGGGCATCGCCACGCTCAAGATGATGCTCGTGAACATGAAGGAGGGCGGGTTCATCTCCGACCACGACTACGAAATCGGCTCGCGCGTCGCCACGGTGATCTGCGGGGGCGAAGTCGAGCCCGGCAGCCTGGTCGACGAGAAGTGGCTGCTGGACCTCGAGCGTCACCACTTCGTGGAGCTCGCGAAGATGGAAAAGACGCAGGCGCGCATCGAGCACATGCTGAAGACCGGGAAGCCCCTGAGGAACTGA
- a CDS encoding acyl-CoA thioesterase has product MHAELPQGEQPVLRIIPMPADTNAHGTIFGGWVMAQVDLAGSVPAYERAAGPVVTLAVNSFLFKEPVFVGDLVSFYARVVKVGRTSITVDVEVFAQRGRLGRSDAVKVTEAQLTYVAIDSQRHPRPIPGGMEKA; this is encoded by the coding sequence ATGCACGCCGAACTCCCGCAGGGCGAACAGCCCGTCCTTCGCATCATCCCCATGCCGGCGGATACGAACGCCCATGGCACGATATTCGGGGGGTGGGTCATGGCGCAGGTCGACCTGGCGGGGAGCGTTCCGGCCTACGAACGCGCCGCGGGGCCCGTCGTGACGCTGGCGGTGAATTCGTTCCTGTTCAAGGAACCGGTCTTCGTCGGCGACCTGGTGAGCTTCTACGCGCGCGTCGTGAAGGTGGGCCGCACGTCCATCACGGTGGACGTGGAGGTCTTCGCCCAGCGCGGGCGCCTCGGCCGCAGCGACGCCGTGAAGGTCACCGAAGCCCAGCTCACCTACGTCGCCATCGATTCCCAGCGCCATCCCCGCCCGATTCCGGGCGGCATGGAGAAGGCCTGA
- a CDS encoding long-chain fatty acid--CoA ligase, whose amino-acid sequence MSLAEREKQYVTVGEADSIATAFARRVALSPEAVAYREFDMSTQDWTRYSWAETARMARRVCAGLAAEGLGPGERVAIMLSNCKEWVWFDQGAFAGGLVTVPVYVNDRPDNIAYCLNDAGVKLLVVEGEEHLKRLAEVRARMPEVTRIITIKSVAQSGDRSVRALADWLPADAAAEPPVAVDGNALATIVYTSGTTGRPKGVMLSHQNMLQNALSGLGGIDVYTDDVFLSFLPLSHMFERTVGCYLTMLAGSEVAFARSIPQLAEDFRSVRPTVIVSVPRIYERLHATIQGQLQAASGLKRHLFDFAGRTGWSLFEWRQGRGPWKPSFVLWPVLRALVASKLLARLGGRLRIAVSGGAALNPQIARTFIGLGLPICQGYGLTEASPVVSVNRLENNDPASVGAPLSGIEIAFGANDALLVRGPSVMLGYWNNPDATASVKNAEGWLDTGDQAKLENGLLYITGRIKEIIVLANGEKVPPVDMELAIQLDPLLEQVLVVGEGKPFLGALVALNMDEWSRLAEATSLGADPNGEGRERAEKLVLSRVAKQVRDFPGYAQVRRVALLTDKWTVDNGLLTPTLKPKRNLILDRYRDRYADIYRGHAG is encoded by the coding sequence GTGAGCCTCGCGGAACGCGAAAAGCAGTACGTCACGGTCGGCGAGGCCGACTCGATCGCGACCGCCTTCGCGAGACGCGTGGCGTTGTCGCCCGAGGCCGTGGCCTACCGGGAATTCGACATGTCCACCCAGGACTGGACGAGGTATTCCTGGGCGGAGACGGCCCGCATGGCCCGGCGCGTCTGCGCGGGTCTTGCTGCCGAGGGCCTCGGGCCGGGCGAGCGCGTGGCTATCATGCTGAGCAACTGCAAGGAGTGGGTGTGGTTCGATCAGGGCGCCTTCGCAGGGGGTCTCGTCACGGTGCCCGTCTACGTGAACGACCGCCCCGACAACATCGCCTATTGCCTCAACGATGCCGGCGTGAAGCTGCTGGTCGTCGAGGGCGAGGAGCATCTCAAGCGACTGGCGGAGGTTCGCGCCCGGATGCCGGAGGTCACGCGAATCATCACCATCAAGTCCGTCGCGCAATCCGGCGACCGGAGCGTCAGGGCGCTGGCCGATTGGCTTCCCGCCGACGCGGCGGCCGAGCCGCCGGTTGCCGTCGATGGCAACGCGCTCGCCACCATCGTCTATACGTCCGGGACCACGGGGCGCCCCAAGGGCGTGATGCTCTCGCACCAGAACATGCTTCAGAACGCCCTGTCGGGCCTGGGCGGGATCGACGTGTACACGGACGATGTCTTCCTGTCCTTCCTTCCGCTCTCCCACATGTTCGAGCGCACCGTCGGCTGCTACCTCACGATGCTCGCCGGCTCCGAGGTGGCCTTCGCCCGGTCGATCCCCCAGCTCGCCGAGGACTTCAGGAGCGTGCGCCCCACGGTCATCGTCTCGGTCCCGCGCATCTACGAGCGCCTGCACGCGACCATCCAGGGCCAGCTCCAGGCCGCCTCCGGGTTGAAGCGGCATCTCTTCGATTTCGCCGGGCGCACCGGCTGGAGTCTCTTCGAGTGGCGACAGGGGCGGGGACCGTGGAAGCCCTCGTTCGTCCTCTGGCCCGTTCTCAGGGCGCTGGTCGCCTCGAAGCTCCTCGCGCGTCTGGGCGGCAGGCTGCGCATCGCAGTGAGCGGGGGTGCGGCATTGAATCCGCAGATTGCCCGGACCTTCATCGGACTGGGCCTTCCGATCTGCCAGGGCTACGGGCTCACCGAAGCCTCACCCGTGGTGTCGGTGAACCGGCTGGAGAACAACGACCCGGCCTCCGTGGGCGCGCCCTTGTCGGGAATCGAGATCGCGTTTGGCGCGAACGACGCGTTGCTGGTGCGGGGCCCGAGCGTGATGCTGGGCTACTGGAACAACCCCGACGCCACCGCGAGCGTGAAGAATGCGGAAGGCTGGCTCGACACCGGCGACCAGGCGAAGCTCGAGAACGGGCTTCTCTACATCACGGGACGCATCAAGGAGATCATCGTCCTGGCCAACGGCGAGAAGGTGCCGCCGGTGGACATGGAGCTCGCGATCCAGCTCGATCCCCTGCTCGAGCAGGTCCTCGTCGTGGGGGAAGGCAAGCCGTTCCTCGGGGCGCTGGTGGCACTCAACATGGACGAATGGTCAAGGCTGGCGGAAGCGACCAGCCTCGGAGCCGACCCCAACGGCGAAGGTCGGGAGCGCGCCGAGAAACTGGTCCTGTCGCGCGTCGCGAAGCAGGTCCGCGATTTCCCCGGTTACGCGCAGGTCCGGCGCGTGGCCCTGCTCACCGACAAGTGGACGGTGGACAACGGCCTGCTCACGCCGACCCTCAAGCCCAAGCGCAACCTGATCCTCGATCGCTACCGCGATCGCTACGCGGACATCTACCGCGGCCACGCAGGCTGA
- a CDS encoding alpha/beta fold hydrolase, with product MELRDTAKAADGFDLAVTRFPAEGKAWATLLLAGAMGVRQDFYEPLARFLAENGIHVLTFDYRGMGASREGSLRGFEASVTTWADADLDAMLREARAMNPSLPALALGHSLGAQLFGAVPEGARLKAFVTVTAGSGWYRHNDRMPLQVRLFWFVAIPLLTPLFGYFPGKRMHMVGDLPAGVAWQWRRWGTHPEYLLSEGEVMRRRFDAVRAAVLGFSFEDDDIITKPAIDKLHGFYRNARVERRHVTPGEAGRQRIGHFGYFLPESRDNVWRDTVSWLRERAAA from the coding sequence ATGGAACTGCGCGACACGGCGAAGGCCGCCGACGGCTTCGACCTGGCGGTCACGCGCTTCCCGGCTGAAGGAAAGGCCTGGGCCACGCTGCTCCTGGCGGGCGCCATGGGCGTGCGGCAGGATTTCTACGAACCGCTGGCTCGCTTCCTCGCCGAGAACGGCATTCATGTCCTCACCTTCGATTACCGGGGCATGGGGGCGTCGCGCGAAGGGAGTCTGCGCGGCTTCGAGGCCAGCGTGACGACCTGGGCGGATGCGGATCTCGACGCGATGTTGCGCGAGGCGCGCGCGATGAACCCGAGCCTTCCTGCGCTGGCACTGGGGCACAGCCTCGGCGCGCAGCTCTTTGGCGCCGTACCCGAAGGAGCACGGTTGAAGGCCTTCGTCACGGTGACGGCAGGATCGGGCTGGTACCGGCACAACGATCGCATGCCCCTTCAGGTGCGCCTCTTCTGGTTCGTGGCGATTCCGCTCCTCACGCCGCTCTTCGGCTATTTCCCCGGCAAGCGCATGCACATGGTGGGCGACCTGCCGGCGGGCGTGGCCTGGCAGTGGCGCCGCTGGGGCACGCATCCGGAATACCTGCTTTCCGAAGGGGAGGTCATGCGCCGGCGGTTCGACGCGGTGCGCGCGGCCGTGCTGGGATTTTCCTTCGAGGACGACGACATCATCACGAAGCCGGCCATCGACAAGCTGCACGGGTTCTACCGCAATGCCCGCGTCGAGCGACGGCACGTGACGCCCGGCGAGGCGGGACGCCAGCGCATCGGCCACTTCGGCTACTTCCTGCCGGAAAGCCGCGATAATGTGTGGCGCGACACCGTGTCGTGGCTACGGGAAAGGGCGGCGGCGTGA